In Drosophila innubila isolate TH190305 chromosome 2R unlocalized genomic scaffold, UK_Dinn_1.0 1_C_2R, whole genome shotgun sequence, the following are encoded in one genomic region:
- the LOC117785022 gene encoding esterase B1: MDLRVSVTDKVKLAAKAIGHKVVQYRLSTGRTKLLETKCGKLKGMERRTVYDGESYYSFEGIPFAKPPLGELRFRAPQPAEPWKGVRDCTYPRSQPMQKNAILNSVEGSEDCLYINVYAKKLESPNPLPVMVWIFGGGFQIGGAMRDIYGPDYFMKHDVLLVTFNYRVGALGFLSLKDRELQVPGNAGLKDQVLALRWIHEHIASFNGDASNITLMGESAGGASAHILMNTEQTRGLFHRVIVQSGSALCEWATQPNRNAPQRLASRLGCKNAKADNEAELLQFLKDAPASQLAQHCNSIVSQEEHRNYEIIAFGPVVEPYVGEDCVVPRPHLEQLASAWGNELPLIIGGTSFEGLFSYQTTLQDQEYMLSAFEPLIPQPVRDTIDAKELNEQLRRLKLAYFEDAERGKMELFECLRVLSVKNFWHGIHRTLLARAAYAPATPTYLYRFDMDSCHFNHYRMLKCGRHVRGVCHADDLSYMFYTLLSSKLDKSTPEYRTIERLIGMWTSFAATGNPNSQLIEPTQWEPLRPGGSELCLNISEQLEFMPLPESKEFVVWDSFYTRESLY, from the exons ATGGATCTGCGTGTTAGTGTGACCGATAAAGTGAAACTGGCAGCAAA GGCCATTGGACACAAGGTAGTCCAGTACCGACTAAGCACTGGGCGGACAAAGCTCCTGGAAACGAAATGCGGAAAGCTGAAGGGCATGGAGCGAAGGACCGTTTATGACGGAGAGTCCTATTACTCCTTTGAGGGCATACCCTTTGCAAAACCACCACTCGGTGAGCTACGATTCCGGGCACCACAGCCAGCGGAGCCCTGGAAGGGGGTAAGGGACTGCACCTATCCCAGATCGCAACCAATGCAGAAGAACGCCATCCTGAATTCGGTAGAGGGATCGGAGGACTGTTTGTACATCAATGTCTACGCGAAGAAGCTGGAGTCACCGAATCCGTTGCCCGTTATGGTGTGGATCTTTGGCGGGGGCTTTCAGATAGGTGGCGCCATGCGAGATATCTACGGTCCGGACTACTTCATGAAGCACGATGTACTGCTGGTGACCTTCAACTATCGAGTGGGAGCACTGGGATTTCTTAGCCTAAAGGATCGAGAGCTGCAGGTGCCCGGCAATGCGGGACTCAAGGATCAGGTACTGGCGCTGCGTTGGATTCACGAACACATTGCCAGCTTCAATGGGGATGCGAGCAATATTACACTGATGGGAGAGAGTGCTGGAGGTGCTTCTGCCCATATCCTGATGAACACGGAGCAGACACGTGGCCTCTTCCATCGAGTCATCGTCCAGTCCGGATCCGCTCTCTGCGAATGGGCAACTCAGCCGAATCGCAATGCACCTCAAAGACTCGCCAGTCGACTTGGCTGTAAAAATGCCAAGGCGGATAATGAAGCGGAGCTGCTGCAGTTCCTCAAGGATGCACCTGCCAGCCAGCTGGCTCAGCATTGCAACTCGATTGTGTCCCAGGAGGAGCATCGCAACTACGAGATCATTGCCTTTGGCCCAGTCGTCGAGCCGTATGTGGGCGAGGATTGCGTGGTGCCACGTCCCCATCTCGAGCAATTGGCCAGCGCCTGGGGCAATGAACTGCCCTTGATCATTGGTGGCACCTCATTTGAGGGTCTGTTCAGCTACCAGACGACCCTGCAGGATCAAGAGTACATGCTCAGTGCCTTTGAGCCCCTCATCCCGCAGCCCGTCCGCGACACCATCGATGCCAAGGAGCTGAACGAGCAGCTGCGTCGCCTCAAGCTCGCCTATTTCGAGGATGCGGAACGAGGCAAAATGGAACTCTTCGAGTGCCTTCGTGTGTTGAGTGTCAAGAACTTTTGGCATGGCATTCATCGCACTCTACTTGCCCGTGCCGCCTATGcgcctgccacgcccacctaTTTGTATCGCTTCGATATGGATTCAtgccattttaatcattatcgCATGCTGAAATGCGGACGACATGTGCGAGGCGTCTGCCATGCCGATGATCTCTCCTACATGTTCTACACGCTCCTCTCCAGCAAACTGGACAAGTCCACACCGGAGTATCGCACCATTGAGCGACTTATTGGCATGTGGACCTCATTTGCTGCCACAGGAAATCCCAATTCTCAGCTCATTGAGCCCACACAGTGGGAGCCACTGCGTCCAGGGGGATCCGAGCTTTGTCTCAACATCTCGGAGCAATTGGAGTTCATGCCGTTGCCGGAGAGCAAAGAGTTTGTTGTGTGGGACAGTTTCTATACAAGAGAAAGTCTCTATTAA
- the LOC117785023 gene encoding uncharacterized protein LOC117785023, translated as MKRIHADSFAPKYQSGKWSWDKNVHGLHFQQHFDLEDANERFIETNGYKFLRSINQEEEMIFRQVFVRSNTTYDSDTVVINDVRDLVLFMMPKEFLSMKFVEFMHKPSVHRLIHALIIYFEYYLQMVEFVLIRRDELAGNMAQVQSEQTNEMKRIFSTNLSQYRMLVARNYSVIIMGEGDMSKFYHTKPIVNISSKIKDKFFHEQFLAVATQIVWITMHRRAYYVIEMEMNRLFRSEHFLMNRSEYLKLSPVERSLLYGKNNKMVNYRAQCSPMVQELRNVADEDLPILWIGERKYRGDDRRISEIELEYIVPGSQLHMIDVGHGILGHPKRLYNTILNLDWPEVRFSNFSKQHDPYYIIRQPHLRIPNIDEMHLRKMSKNYEQFFHIFRIYEPFNRELLVKWVDRDKIINYYCSGGVLHNISMRCEQQLICEEERDVPKIISKYFDVVSKFRKKNIYLGDAAQPEGARTYKVKGDDHFFS; from the coding sequence ATGAAGCGCATACACGCCGATAGTTTTGCACCAAAATATCAGAGTGGTAAATGGTCCTGGGATAAAAATGTTCATGGATTGCACTTCCAGCAGCACTTTGATTTAGAGGACGCGAATGAGCGATTTATTGAAACAAATGGGTATAAGTTTCTAAGATCTATTAATCAGGAGGAGGAGATGATCTTTCGTCAGGTATTTGTTCGATCCAATACGACATACGATTCCGACACCGTGGTGATCAACGATGTGCGGGATCTGGTGCTATTTATGATGCCCAAAGAGTTTTTGTCAATGAAATTTGTGGAATTCATGCACAAACCATCTGTCCACAGGCTGATCCATGCTCTGATCATCTATTTCGAGTATTATTTGCAAATGGTTGAGTTTGTGCTAATCCGCCGCGATGAACTGGCCGGAAATATGGCCCAGGTGCAGAGCGAACAGacgaatgaaatgaaacgaatATTTTCAACGAACTTGAGCCAATATCGCATGTTGGTGGCTAGAAATTACAGTGTTATCATAATGGGCGAGGGGGATATGTCCAAGTTTTATCACACCAAACCGATTGTCAACATATCGTCGAAGATTAAGGACAAGTTCTTTCACGAACAGTTCCTGGCAGTCGCCACTCAGATCGTCTGGATCACAATGCATCGAAGGGCTTACTATGTGatcgaaatggaaatgaatcGACTTTTTCGCTCCGAGCACTTTCTAATGAATCGATCTGAGTATCTAAAGCTGTCGCCCGTAGAGCGTAGTTTGCTCTATGGCAAGAATAACAAGATGGTCAACTATCGTGCCCAATGCTCACCGATGGTGCAGGAGCTAAGAAATGTTGCAGACGAGGATCTACCCATATTGTGGATAGGTGAACGCAAATATCGTGGCGACGATCGACGCATCAGCGAGATCGAACTCGAATATATAGTTCCTGGTTCGCAATTACACATGATCGATGTGGGCCATGGCATTTTGGGTCATCCAAAACGATTATATAATACTATCCTAAACTTGGACTGGCCTGAGGTGCGCTTCTCCAACTTCTCTAAGCAACACGATCCCTATTATATTATACGTCAACCACATCTGCGCATTCCCAACATTGATGAGATGCATCTCCGAAAAATGTCCAAGAATTACGAACAGTTCTTCCATATATTCCGCATCTACGAGCCATTTAACCGTGAACTCCTCGTCAAGTGGGTCGATCGGGACAAGATCATTAATTACTATTGCAGTGGAGGAGTTCTTCACAACATTTCGATGCGTTGCGAGCAGCAACTGATCTGCGAGGAGGAGAGGGATGTTCCGaaaataataagcaaatatttcGATGTAGTTTCCAAATtcagaaagaaaaatatttatttgggcGATGCGGCGCAACCTGAAGGCGCTCGCACGTATAAAGTAAAAGGTGACGATCACTTTTTTAGTTAG